The Pantoea vagans genome includes a window with the following:
- the mdtI gene encoding multidrug/spermidine efflux SMR transporter subunit MdtI, with protein sequence MATFNAVHLAWLALAIGLEIIANIFLKYSDGFRRPLYGLLSLTAVLAAFSALAQAVKGIDLSVAYALWGGFGLVVTVAAGWVLFGQRLNRIGWLGVGLLIAGMVLIKFA encoded by the coding sequence ATGGCCACGTTTAATGCTGTGCACCTTGCCTGGCTGGCACTGGCGATTGGGTTGGAGATCATCGCAAACATCTTTCTGAAATACTCCGATGGATTCCGCCGCCCGCTGTATGGCCTGCTGTCTCTCACTGCCGTGCTGGCGGCATTCAGTGCCTTGGCACAAGCGGTAAAAGGAATCGATCTTTCGGTGGCGTATGCCCTATGGGGTGGTTTCGGGCTGGTCGTGACCGTCGCTGCAGGTTGGGTGCTGTTTGGCCAGCGGCTGAACCGCATTGGCTGGCTGGGCGTCGGATTGTTGATTGCGGGGATGGTGCTGATTAAGTTTGCTTAA
- the diaA gene encoding DnaA initiator-associating protein DiaA: MQDRIKACFTESIQTQIAAAEALPDAISRAAMTLVQSLLNGNKILSCGNGASSANAQHFAASMINRFETERPSLPALALSADNVMLTAIGNDRLHDEIYAKQVRALGQAGDVLLAISTRGNTRDIVKAVEAAVTRDMTIVALTGHDGGELAGLLGPHDVEIRIPSHRSARIQEMHMLTLNCLCDLIDNTLFPHQE, translated from the coding sequence GTGCAGGACAGAATTAAAGCGTGTTTTACCGAAAGTATTCAGACTCAAATCGCCGCTGCGGAAGCGCTGCCGGATGCCATTTCCCGCGCGGCCATGACGCTGGTGCAGTCGCTGCTGAACGGTAACAAAATCCTGAGCTGCGGCAACGGTGCGTCATCGGCCAACGCGCAGCATTTCGCCGCCAGCATGATCAATCGTTTTGAGACCGAGCGCCCCAGCCTGCCTGCATTGGCACTGAGTGCTGATAACGTGATGCTGACGGCGATTGGTAACGATCGTCTTCATGATGAGATTTATGCCAAGCAGGTTCGCGCGCTTGGTCAGGCCGGTGATGTGCTGCTGGCCATTTCAACCCGTGGTAACACCCGCGATATTGTCAAAGCGGTTGAAGCTGCGGTTACTCGCGATATGACTATCGTCGCGCTGACCGGCCATGACGGCGGTGAGCTGGCGGGCCTGCTGGGTCCGCACGATGTGGAAATTCGCATTCCGTCACATCGCAGCGCACGCATTCAGGAAATGCATATGCTGACGCTGAATTGCCTGTGCGATTTGATTGATAACACTTTGTTCCCACACCAGGAATGA
- a CDS encoding BglG family transcription antiterminator, translating to MRFPNQRLAQLFAALQNETLPQDELARRFSVSTRTVRTDITALNALLEQHGAQFVLARGAGYQLKIDDVVRFDRLQEESAAPLRVPRTSQDRVRYLLTRFLTAAYSLKLEDLSEEWFVSRATLQSDMAEVREWLGRYHLNIETKPRYGMKLFGSEAAIRTCLTDLLWQIDQVTPDSPLLTVEALHSGMLDQLKPLLEHCFAQHAIRLSDEGERYLQIYCAVAIRRISEGFPLNDPGAEDVGDEVREAAQDLVNLMRPLVGKPISQAEENWLRVNIAARQIQALAPSTINADDADALVDYLLNYINTHYNYRLQQDEQLRADLLTHIKTMITRVRYQIHIPNPLLSNIKQHYPMAYDVTLAAVTSWGKYTPYSISENEIGFLVLHIGVGLERHYDVGYQRHPQVLLVCDSGNSTLRMIEALLLRKYPQLVVTARLSQRDYEMRAHIDEDFVISTARLSEKNKPIVVMSPFPTEFQLEQLGKLVLVDRTRPYMLEKYFDAQHFMVLDKPMSQSALFGVLCEQLEREGYVDADFYPSVEEREAIVSTLLGEGIALPHSLGLLAKKTVVYTVLAPHGVSWGDETASVIFLLAISKSEYEEAMAIYDLFVTFLRERATARLRDCGDFVSFKAVAIDCLSRM from the coding sequence GTGAGATTTCCCAATCAGCGACTGGCACAACTTTTCGCTGCGCTACAAAACGAAACGCTGCCGCAGGATGAGCTGGCGCGCCGCTTTTCTGTTTCCACGCGCACGGTGCGCACCGATATCACCGCGCTGAATGCGCTGCTAGAGCAACACGGCGCGCAGTTCGTGCTGGCGCGCGGCGCGGGCTATCAACTGAAGATTGACGACGTGGTGCGTTTCGACCGCTTGCAGGAAGAGAGCGCCGCGCCGTTGCGCGTGCCGCGCACTTCGCAGGATCGCGTGCGCTATCTGTTGACGCGTTTCCTCACCGCCGCCTATTCCCTCAAGCTGGAAGATTTGTCGGAAGAGTGGTTTGTCAGCCGCGCGACCTTGCAAAGTGATATGGCGGAAGTGCGCGAGTGGCTCGGCCGCTATCATCTCAATATTGAAACCAAACCGCGTTACGGCATGAAGCTGTTTGGCAGCGAGGCGGCGATCCGCACCTGCCTGACGGATTTACTCTGGCAGATCGATCAGGTGACGCCAGACAGCCCGCTGCTGACGGTTGAAGCATTGCACAGCGGCATGCTGGATCAGTTAAAGCCACTGCTGGAACACTGCTTCGCTCAGCACGCGATTCGCCTTAGCGATGAGGGGGAACGCTATCTGCAAATCTACTGCGCCGTGGCGATACGCCGCATCAGCGAGGGTTTTCCCCTTAACGATCCCGGCGCAGAAGATGTCGGTGATGAAGTGCGTGAAGCGGCGCAGGATTTGGTGAACCTGATGCGACCGCTGGTGGGCAAACCGATCTCGCAGGCGGAAGAAAACTGGTTGCGCGTCAATATTGCTGCGCGCCAGATCCAGGCATTAGCACCTAGCACCATCAATGCCGATGACGCTGATGCGCTGGTCGATTACTTGCTGAATTACATCAACACCCATTACAACTACCGGCTCCAGCAGGATGAACAACTGCGCGCCGATCTGCTCACCCATATCAAGACCATGATCACTCGGGTCCGCTACCAAATCCATATTCCGAATCCCTTGCTGAGCAACATCAAACAGCACTATCCAATGGCGTATGACGTGACGCTGGCGGCGGTGACCAGCTGGGGCAAGTACACGCCTTACAGCATCAGCGAAAACGAGATTGGCTTCCTGGTGCTGCACATCGGCGTCGGGCTGGAACGCCACTACGATGTCGGCTATCAGCGCCATCCGCAGGTGCTGCTGGTGTGTGACAGCGGCAACTCCACGCTGCGCATGATTGAGGCGCTGCTGCTGCGCAAATATCCGCAATTAGTGGTCACGGCGCGTTTGTCGCAGCGTGATTATGAGATGCGCGCGCACATCGACGAAGACTTCGTGATATCTACTGCGCGTCTCAGCGAGAAGAACAAGCCGATTGTGGTGATGTCGCCGTTCCCGACTGAGTTCCAGCTTGAGCAGTTGGGTAAGCTGGTGCTGGTGGATCGCACCCGTCCGTACATGCTGGAGAAGTACTTCGATGCGCAGCACTTTATGGTGCTGGATAAGCCGATGTCACAGTCGGCGCTGTTCGGTGTGTTGTGCGAGCAGCTGGAGCGGGAAGGGTATGTGGATGCCGATTTTTATCCATCGGTTGAAGAGCGTGAAGCGATAGTCAGCACGCTGCTTGGCGAAGGTATCGCGCTGCCGCACTCGCTGGGATTACTGGCGAAGAAAACCGTGGTCTACACCGTGCTGGCACCGCATGGCGTGAGCTGGGGTGATGAAACGGCATCGGTGATTTTCCTGCTGGCGATCAGCAAAAGCGAATACGAAGAGGCGATGGCGATTTACGATCTGTTCGTGACCTTTTTGCGCGAAAGGGCGACCGCACGGCTGCGGGATTGTGGCGATTTCGTCAGTTTTAAAGCGGTGGCGATAGATTGTTTGAGCAGGATGTGA
- the rsmI gene encoding 16S rRNA (cytidine(1402)-2'-O)-methyltransferase has product MKQLDRAEISASTLYIVPTPIGNLGDITQRALTVLASVDLVAAEDTRHTGLLLQHFAINARLFALHDHNEQQKAEVLLARLQEGQSIALVSDAGTPLINDPGYHLVRRCREAGVRVVPLPGACAAITALSAAGLPSDRFCYEGFLPAKSKGRCDVLRSLENEPRTLIFYESTHRLLDSLQDMVSVWGADRYVVLAREITKTWETIQGAPVGELLAWVLEDENRRKGEMVLIVEGHKADEEALPAEALRTLALLQSELPLKKAAALTAEIHGVKKNALYKYALEQQEA; this is encoded by the coding sequence ATGAAACAACTCGATCGGGCAGAGATTTCTGCCAGCACGCTCTATATCGTTCCTACCCCGATCGGTAACCTGGGTGATATCACGCAGCGTGCGCTGACGGTGCTTGCGAGCGTCGATCTGGTCGCAGCGGAAGATACACGTCATACCGGGCTGTTGCTACAACATTTCGCCATCAATGCGCGACTGTTCGCACTTCACGACCACAACGAACAACAGAAAGCAGAGGTGTTGTTAGCCAGGCTGCAGGAAGGCCAGAGCATTGCACTGGTCTCGGATGCGGGCACGCCGTTAATCAACGATCCGGGCTATCATCTGGTGCGTCGCTGCCGTGAAGCAGGTGTGCGCGTGGTTCCGTTGCCGGGTGCCTGCGCGGCGATTACAGCATTAAGCGCGGCGGGGTTACCGTCAGATCGTTTCTGTTACGAAGGGTTTCTGCCCGCCAAAAGCAAGGGACGTTGTGATGTGCTGCGGTCTCTTGAGAATGAACCCCGCACCCTGATTTTTTATGAATCCACCCACCGTTTGCTCGATAGCCTGCAAGATATGGTGAGCGTATGGGGCGCGGATCGCTATGTGGTGCTGGCGCGCGAAATCACCAAAACCTGGGAAACTATTCAGGGCGCGCCGGTGGGTGAACTGCTGGCTTGGGTGCTGGAAGACGAAAATCGCCGCAAAGGCGAGATGGTGCTGATTGTTGAAGGCCATAAGGCAGATGAAGAAGCCTTGCCTGCTGAAGCGCTGCGCACGCTGGCTCTGCTCCAGAGCGAGCTGCCGCTGAAAAAAGCGGCAGCGCTGACAGCGGAAATTCATGGTGTTAAGAAAAACGCACTCTACAAGTACGCCCTGGAGCAGCAAGAGGCGTGA
- a CDS encoding pirin family protein: MMTTRCASACGQADFGWLQARYSFSFGHYFDPKMMGYASLRVLNQEVLAPGAAFQPRSYPQVDVLNLVLQGEAEYRDSEGNHLIANAGEAMLLSTRQGVNYSEINLSKDRPLTRMQLWLAACPERENPLLQKMTLPEQTCLLLASPDGAEGSLQLRQQVWVHQVTLAPGEHYTVKLHGARAYLQSIHGSLDLQANSANQERLGCGDGAFLSEENQITLQAKTPLRALVIDLPG, from the coding sequence ATGATGACAACCCGCTGCGCGTCCGCATGTGGCCAAGCCGATTTCGGTTGGTTGCAGGCGCGATACAGCTTCTCTTTTGGCCACTATTTTGATCCTAAAATGATGGGCTACGCGTCATTGCGCGTGCTCAACCAGGAAGTGCTGGCGCCGGGTGCCGCGTTTCAGCCGCGTAGCTATCCGCAAGTCGATGTGCTGAACCTGGTGCTGCAAGGCGAAGCGGAATACCGCGACAGTGAAGGGAATCATCTGATCGCCAACGCCGGGGAAGCAATGCTGTTATCCACGCGTCAGGGCGTGAATTACAGCGAAATCAATCTTAGCAAAGATCGGCCCCTTACGCGTATGCAACTGTGGCTGGCCGCTTGCCCCGAGCGTGAAAATCCGCTGCTGCAGAAAATGACGTTGCCGGAACAAACCTGCTTGCTGCTGGCTTCGCCGGATGGTGCCGAAGGTAGCCTGCAACTACGCCAACAGGTCTGGGTGCATCAGGTGACGCTGGCTCCCGGTGAGCACTACACGGTGAAATTGCATGGCGCACGCGCGTATCTGCAATCGATTCACGGTTCACTGGATCTGCAAGCAAACAGTGCCAATCAGGAACGACTCGGCTGTGGTGATGGGGCGTTTTTGAGTGAAGAGAACCAGATTACGTTACAGGCAAAAACGCCGTTGCGTGCGCTGGTGATTGACCTTCCGGGATGA
- the mdtJ gene encoding multidrug/spermidine efflux SMR transporter subunit MdtJ, with amino-acid sequence MRYWILLVLAILAEITGTLSMKWASVNDNQSVFIFMLVMIALSYIFLSFAVKRIALGVAYAMWEGIGILFITLFSVMLFDESLSVMKVAGLITLVAGIVLIKSGTLARKERQHGHV; translated from the coding sequence ATGCGTTATTGGATTTTATTAGTTTTAGCCATCCTGGCTGAAATTACCGGCACGCTTTCGATGAAATGGGCCAGCGTCAATGACAATCAATCTGTTTTTATTTTCATGCTGGTGATGATTGCGCTTTCCTATATTTTCTTATCGTTTGCCGTAAAACGTATCGCGCTTGGCGTGGCTTACGCCATGTGGGAAGGGATCGGCATTCTGTTTATTACGCTGTTCAGCGTGATGTTGTTTGATGAAAGCTTATCGGTGATGAAAGTGGCCGGCTTAATTACGCTGGTGGCAGGGATTGTGTTGATCAAATCCGGCACTTTGGCGCGCAAGGAGCGACAACATGGCCACGTTTAA
- a CDS encoding glutathione S-transferase family protein: MGQLIDGVWHDTWYDTKSTGGRFKRTEAVWRNWVTADGHAGPTGKEGFAAERDRYHLYVSLACPWAHRTLLMRQLKGLEEMISVSVVHPLMLENGWTFDDDFPDATGDSLYQNEFLYQLYLHADPHYTGRVTVPVLWDKTQHTIVSNESADIIRMLNSAFDAQGARAGDYYPIELRDKIDELNGWIYDTVNNGVYKSGFATSQAAYDESVTALFHSLARLEQILGQHRYLTGDRLTEADLRLWTTLVRFDPVYVTHFKCDRHRISDYRNLSGFLRDIYQMPGIADTVNLPHIRHHYYCSHKTINPSGVISLGPAFDWDEPHGRG, translated from the coding sequence ATGGGACAGCTGATTGACGGTGTCTGGCATGACACCTGGTACGATACGAAGTCAACCGGTGGCCGCTTCAAACGCACAGAAGCAGTCTGGCGCAACTGGGTCACCGCTGATGGCCATGCCGGCCCCACCGGCAAAGAAGGCTTTGCCGCCGAACGTGACCGTTATCATTTGTACGTTTCTCTTGCTTGCCCGTGGGCACACCGCACGCTGTTGATGCGTCAGTTAAAAGGGCTGGAGGAGATGATCTCCGTATCGGTGGTGCATCCATTGATGCTGGAAAACGGTTGGACCTTCGATGATGATTTCCCGGACGCCACCGGTGACTCGCTTTACCAGAACGAATTCCTGTATCAACTCTATCTGCATGCCGATCCCCACTACACAGGGCGCGTCACCGTGCCGGTGCTCTGGGACAAAACGCAGCACACCATTGTCAGTAATGAATCTGCCGATATCATTCGCATGCTCAACAGCGCCTTTGATGCGCAGGGCGCGCGCGCAGGTGATTACTACCCGATTGAATTACGCGACAAGATTGATGAGCTGAACGGCTGGATTTACGACACGGTCAACAACGGCGTGTACAAAAGCGGCTTTGCCACTTCCCAGGCAGCCTATGATGAATCAGTAACGGCGCTGTTTCATTCGCTGGCACGGCTGGAGCAGATCCTTGGGCAGCATCGCTATCTGACAGGCGACCGTCTCACCGAGGCCGACCTGCGCTTGTGGACGACGCTGGTGCGCTTTGATCCGGTTTACGTCACTCACTTTAAATGTGACCGCCACCGTATCAGTGATTACCGCAATCTCAGCGGCTTCCTGCGTGATATCTACCAGATGCCAGGTATTGCCGATACCGTGAACCTGCCGCACATTCGCCATCACTACTATTGCAGCCACAAAACCATCAATCCGAGCGGCGTGATTTCGCTGGGCCCGGCATTTGACTGGGATGAGCCGCACGGCCGCGGCTGA
- a CDS encoding penicillin-binding protein activator: MLPSKVVRHKAGRFVPVLLAGLILAACSGQGPQQTSNVNIQGPATGRSDYYLQQVQQSSDDSKTDWQLLAIRALLKEGKYPQANDQIAQLPQQLSAVQQQELLLLRAQMQIGQQDFGGAQQQLGQVKTDGLSQDQQVRYYALQIAAAQNRPSLALLRAYIAQEPLLQGADHQSNIDATWQALTQMTQDQLNSLVINADENTLQGWLDLLNTWHTNSQDPQMLKAAIKDWQTRYPLNPAAKTLPTALSQVQNFSKASTSTIALLLPLNGQAQVFANAIQKGFNDAKNGVLNAPAPQPAPAAPAATDASAQPAAQQPVDANAAANTVVSPAMAANTPAQTEQPQPAAQPAAAQPDSNAQVKVYDTSSQPIAQVMQQAQQDGATIVVGPLLKNEVESVVNSQTPLNVLALNEPEQIQNHPNICYFALSPEDEARDAAHHIYEQGKRQPLLLVPRSSYGDRVSKAFAQEWQKLGGSTVLQQRFGGVSELKQGINSGAGIALSGTPLTVEQPQAAGVAVAGLTIPAPQTTTPAPTADASSGSIDAVYIVASQDELQLIKPMIAMRTSSRNNIALYASSRSAQAGAGPDFRLEMDGLQFSDIPLLSGSNPGLMQQAAKSFNNDYSLVRLYAMGIDAWTLANHFNQMRQVPGFAIDGNTGKLNADTDCVINRKLAWNQYRQGQIVPVQ; this comes from the coding sequence ATGCTTCCTTCAAAAGTCGTACGTCATAAAGCAGGACGCTTTGTACCTGTTCTTCTCGCTGGGCTAATTTTAGCCGCGTGTAGCGGTCAGGGACCGCAGCAAACCTCCAACGTCAATATTCAGGGCCCGGCAACTGGCCGGTCTGACTATTATCTGCAGCAGGTGCAACAAAGCAGCGATGATAGCAAGACCGACTGGCAATTACTTGCCATCCGTGCCCTATTGAAGGAAGGAAAGTATCCTCAGGCTAACGATCAGATCGCTCAACTGCCGCAACAGCTCTCTGCTGTACAGCAGCAAGAGCTGCTATTACTGCGTGCTCAGATGCAGATTGGTCAGCAAGATTTTGGTGGTGCCCAGCAGCAACTCGGTCAGGTGAAAACCGACGGTCTGTCTCAGGATCAACAAGTGCGCTACTACGCGCTGCAAATCGCGGCGGCGCAGAATCGCCCTTCACTCGCGTTGCTACGCGCCTATATCGCTCAGGAACCGCTGCTGCAAGGTGCCGACCACCAGAGCAATATTGACGCCACCTGGCAAGCCCTGACGCAGATGACGCAAGATCAGCTGAACAGCCTGGTGATCAATGCCGATGAAAATACCCTGCAAGGCTGGCTGGATCTGCTGAACACCTGGCACACCAACAGCCAGGATCCGCAGATGCTGAAAGCGGCCATCAAAGACTGGCAGACGCGCTATCCGCTGAACCCTGCGGCGAAGACGCTGCCGACTGCACTGAGCCAGGTGCAGAATTTCAGCAAAGCCTCCACCAGCACTATCGCGTTGCTGTTACCGCTGAATGGCCAGGCGCAGGTCTTCGCTAATGCCATCCAGAAAGGCTTTAACGATGCGAAAAATGGCGTGCTGAATGCTCCCGCACCTCAGCCAGCGCCTGCTGCACCGGCCGCTACCGATGCCAGTGCGCAGCCAGCCGCACAGCAACCCGTTGATGCCAACGCCGCAGCCAATACCGTGGTTAGTCCTGCAATGGCAGCAAACACCCCGGCTCAGACTGAACAGCCACAGCCCGCTGCTCAGCCCGCGGCTGCTCAGCCAGACAGCAACGCGCAGGTCAAAGTGTATGACACCAGCAGCCAGCCGATTGCCCAGGTGATGCAGCAGGCACAGCAGGATGGCGCCACCATCGTGGTCGGTCCGCTGCTGAAAAATGAAGTGGAGTCCGTGGTAAACAGCCAGACGCCACTCAATGTTCTGGCGTTAAATGAGCCAGAACAGATCCAGAACCATCCGAATATTTGTTATTTTGCGCTTTCTCCTGAAGACGAAGCGCGTGATGCCGCGCACCATATCTATGAGCAAGGCAAGCGCCAGCCATTACTGTTGGTGCCACGCAGTAGCTATGGCGACCGTGTGAGCAAAGCCTTTGCCCAGGAGTGGCAGAAACTCGGCGGTTCCACCGTGCTGCAACAACGTTTTGGTGGCGTTTCTGAGCTGAAACAGGGTATCAATAGCGGTGCAGGTATCGCACTGAGTGGCACGCCACTGACCGTGGAGCAGCCACAAGCTGCGGGCGTAGCCGTGGCGGGCCTGACCATTCCGGCTCCGCAAACCACGACGCCAGCACCAACGGCAGATGCCAGCAGCGGCAGCATCGATGCGGTGTATATCGTTGCCAGCCAGGATGAGCTGCAACTGATCAAGCCGATGATTGCGATGCGTACCAGCAGCCGCAATAACATCGCGCTTTATGCCAGCTCACGCAGTGCGCAGGCCGGTGCAGGCCCTGATTTCCGTCTGGAAATGGATGGTCTGCAATTCAGCGATATTCCGCTGCTCTCCGGGAGCAATCCTGGCCTGATGCAGCAAGCGGCGAAGTCGTTTAACAACGATTATTCGCTGGTTCGTCTCTATGCGATGGGCATTGATGCCTGGACGCTGGCGAATCACTTTAACCAGATGCGTCAGGTGCCGGGTTTTGCCATTGATGGCAACACGGGCAAACTGAACGCCGACACGGATTGCGTGATCAACAGGAAGTTGGCATGGAACCAGTATCGTCAGGGACAAATCGTTCCGGTGCAGTAA
- the dolP gene encoding division/outer membrane stress-associated lipid-binding lipoprotein → MKALNAVAILLTAMLLQGCVAVVAGGAAVATKTATDPRTVGTQVDDGTLELRVTNALAKDEQIKNQARVVVTAYQGKVLLTGQSPSADLASRAKQIAMGVDGATEVYNEIRTGQKVSLGTSSSDTWITTKIRSQLLGSDQVKSSNVKVTTENGEVFLLGLVTQQEAAAAADVASRVSGVKHVTTAFTILK, encoded by the coding sequence ATGAAAGCATTGAACGCTGTCGCCATTCTGTTAACCGCCATGCTGCTGCAGGGCTGTGTCGCCGTTGTCGCGGGCGGTGCCGCTGTCGCCACCAAAACGGCCACCGATCCCCGTACCGTAGGTACCCAGGTGGATGATGGTACGCTGGAGTTACGTGTCACTAACGCGCTGGCGAAAGATGAACAAATCAAAAACCAGGCGCGTGTGGTCGTCACCGCGTATCAAGGCAAAGTGCTGCTGACCGGCCAGTCACCGTCTGCCGATCTGGCGAGCCGCGCGAAACAGATCGCCATGGGCGTCGATGGTGCCACCGAAGTCTATAACGAAATCCGTACCGGCCAGAAAGTCAGCCTCGGGACCTCCTCTTCTGATACCTGGATCACCACCAAAATTCGTTCCCAGCTGTTGGGCAGCGATCAGGTGAAATCATCTAACGTGAAAGTGACCACCGAAAATGGTGAGGTGTTCTTGCTGGGCCTGGTGACACAGCAAGAAGCGGCAGCTGCAGCGGATGTGGCCAGCCGTGTCAGCGGCGTGAAGCACGTGACCACAGCCTTTACCATTCTGAAGTAA
- a CDS encoding DoxX family protein yields the protein MKKFEDSGLLLARVLMTILFITAGWGKITGYAGTAQYMQSMGVPGFLLPLVILLEFGGGLAILFGLLTRFTALFTAGFTLLTAFLFHSNFAEGVNQLMFMKNLSIAGGFLVLGLVGPGAYSIDRLIRARFAPAAAR from the coding sequence ATGAAAAAATTCGAAGACTCAGGCCTGTTGCTGGCACGTGTATTAATGACCATTCTGTTCATCACTGCAGGCTGGGGCAAAATCACCGGTTATGCGGGTACCGCACAATATATGCAGTCAATGGGCGTCCCTGGCTTCCTGCTGCCACTGGTTATCCTGCTGGAGTTCGGCGGCGGTCTGGCGATTCTGTTCGGTTTACTGACCCGTTTCACTGCGCTGTTCACCGCTGGCTTCACCTTGTTGACCGCGTTCCTGTTCCACAGCAACTTCGCGGAAGGTGTTAACCAGCTGATGTTCATGAAAAACCTGTCCATCGCCGGTGGTTTCCTGGTGTTGGGTCTGGTAGGTCCAGGCGCTTACAGCATTGATCGTCTGATTCGTGCGCGTTTCGCTCCGGCTGCCGCACGCTAA
- a CDS encoding LysR family transcriptional regulator, translated as MAKDRALTLEALRVMDAIDRRGSFAAAADELGRVPSALSYTMQKLEEELDVVLFDRSGHRTKFTNVGRMLLERGRVLLEAADKLTTDAEALARGWETHLTIVAEALIPTNLLFPIVEKLAEKANTQISLVTEVLAGAWERLEQGRADIVIAPDMHFRASTEINTRKLYSIMSVYVASPDHPIHQEAEPLSEVTRVKYRGIAVADTARERPVLTVQLLDKQQRLTVSSMDDKRRALLAGLGVATMPYPMVEQDIAEGRLRVVSAEYTREVDIIMAWRRDSMGEAKAWCLREIPRLLAKRG; from the coding sequence ATGGCAAAAGACCGCGCGTTAACCCTCGAAGCTTTACGTGTGATGGATGCTATTGATCGTCGTGGCAGCTTTGCCGCAGCGGCCGATGAACTGGGTCGTGTTCCGTCTGCATTGAGCTATACCATGCAGAAGCTGGAAGAGGAACTGGACGTAGTGCTGTTTGACCGCTCTGGCCACCGCACCAAATTTACCAATGTAGGACGCATGCTGTTGGAGCGCGGTCGCGTGCTACTGGAAGCGGCCGATAAACTCACCACCGATGCCGAAGCCCTTGCGCGCGGTTGGGAAACCCATCTCACCATTGTGGCGGAAGCGCTGATCCCCACCAATCTGCTGTTCCCCATCGTCGAGAAACTGGCGGAAAAAGCCAATACGCAGATTTCGCTGGTCACTGAAGTGCTGGCGGGCGCGTGGGAGCGTCTGGAACAGGGCCGCGCCGATATCGTGATTGCGCCAGATATGCATTTTCGCGCCTCGACCGAAATCAACACCCGCAAACTGTACAGCATCATGAGCGTGTACGTGGCGAGTCCGGATCATCCGATTCATCAGGAAGCCGAGCCGCTGTCCGAAGTGACCCGCGTGAAGTATCGCGGTATTGCCGTAGCGGATACCGCGCGCGAGCGTCCGGTTTTAACCGTGCAGTTGCTGGATAAACAGCAGCGCCTGACGGTCAGTAGCATGGACGACAAACGCCGTGCGCTGCTGGCAGGATTGGGTGTCGCTACCATGCCCTACCCGATGGTAGAGCAGGATATCGCCGAAGGGCGTCTGCGAGTGGTCAGTGCCGAATACACGCGTGAAGTGGATATTATTATGGCGTGGCGCCGCGACAGTATGGGTGAGGCCAAGGCGTGGTGTTTGCGTGAGATCCCGCGGTTACTGGCGAAGCGCGGTTAG
- a CDS encoding YraN family protein: MEPVSSGTNRSGAVNRQRIGAEQEQQARRYLERAGLQWVASNVRCRSGEIDLIMRDADCWVFVEVRYRRDARYGGAAASVTRQKQQKLLRTAALWLLARGGSFDTVNCRFDIIAITGRELEWLPDAFNADG; this comes from the coding sequence ATGGAACCAGTATCGTCAGGGACAAATCGTTCCGGTGCAGTAAACCGCCAGCGCATTGGCGCTGAGCAGGAGCAGCAGGCGCGTCGCTATCTGGAGCGCGCCGGGCTGCAGTGGGTCGCCAGCAATGTGCGGTGTCGCAGCGGGGAAATTGACCTGATCATGCGCGATGCCGACTGCTGGGTGTTTGTAGAAGTGCGCTATCGGCGTGATGCGCGATATGGCGGTGCGGCTGCCAGTGTCACTCGCCAGAAACAACAAAAGCTGCTGCGTACCGCCGCACTGTGGTTACTGGCACGCGGCGGCAGTTTCGATACGGTGAATTGCCGTTTTGACATCATTGCCATTACCGGGCGCGAGCTGGAGTGGCTGCCCGATGCCTTTAATGCCGATGGATAG